From one Flavobacterium sp. N502536 genomic stretch:
- a CDS encoding SusD/RagB family nutrient-binding outer membrane lipoprotein: protein MKIVKTIFFAGAILLSVASCDNLEDLNQDEKAYTTVLPGALMTSAQVNYAFFLTNASVNNNNFRGYAQYWSTTTYTDEVNYNMERRNLGNSHAILLYRDVLQDLVNAQKQVAAKEALGAVETAIKKNKIAILDIQIVMAYQTLVDLFGNVAYTEALDINLHPYPKYDDAKTIYFDLAARLDAAIASMDAGKESFGTADLVYKGDVGKWKTLANSVKLKLGLHLADVEPAKAKAIVESAYSSGVMTSEAETALFKYFSSLVDMNPLYDTLVNESQTIPTAFFVDELNAKNDPRRDTFFNPASKKSGKYKGAPYAKQVTYGDYSNMGLRLKEKTNPGVLFDYTETCFLLADAANRGFNVGGTAEEYYKKGIQASMKFWGVSNTDAQTYLDRADVDFATAAGTAKEKIAYQLWIAYYNRGFEAWTEYRRLDFPVLQAPSTAVDAAKGKVPVRNIYSIFDKTLNKENYEAASSAIGGDLMTTKIFWDKF, encoded by the coding sequence ATGAAAATAGTAAAAACGATATTTTTTGCAGGAGCCATTTTACTTTCGGTTGCTTCATGTGATAACTTAGAAGATTTAAATCAGGACGAAAAAGCGTATACGACCGTTTTACCGGGTGCGCTTATGACCAGTGCGCAGGTAAACTATGCGTTCTTCCTGACCAATGCTTCGGTAAACAACAATAATTTTAGAGGATATGCTCAATATTGGAGCACTACAACCTATACCGATGAGGTCAACTACAATATGGAAAGAAGAAACTTAGGGAACTCTCATGCCATTTTGTTGTATCGCGATGTATTACAGGATTTAGTAAATGCGCAAAAACAAGTTGCAGCCAAAGAAGCATTAGGAGCTGTTGAAACTGCCATTAAGAAAAACAAAATTGCAATATTGGATATTCAGATTGTAATGGCTTACCAAACCCTTGTTGATTTGTTTGGGAATGTGGCTTACACTGAAGCTTTAGATATTAATCTGCACCCTTATCCGAAATACGACGATGCCAAAACCATCTATTTTGATCTTGCTGCAAGACTTGATGCTGCAATTGCCAGTATGGATGCCGGTAAAGAAAGTTTTGGCACAGCTGACTTAGTGTACAAAGGAGACGTGGGTAAATGGAAAACATTGGCCAACAGTGTAAAACTAAAACTAGGATTACACCTTGCTGACGTTGAGCCTGCAAAAGCAAAAGCCATAGTAGAAAGTGCTTATAGCTCAGGAGTTATGACAAGCGAAGCTGAAACGGCATTGTTTAAATATTTCTCTTCATTGGTAGACATGAATCCTTTGTATGACACTTTGGTAAATGAAAGTCAAACCATACCTACGGCCTTTTTTGTAGATGAACTGAATGCTAAAAATGACCCAAGACGTGATACCTTCTTTAATCCGGCTTCTAAAAAGTCAGGCAAATATAAAGGAGCGCCTTATGCGAAACAGGTTACTTATGGTGACTATTCTAACATGGGGCTAAGATTAAAAGAAAAAACAAACCCGGGAGTACTTTTTGATTACACTGAAACCTGTTTCCTTTTGGCTGATGCTGCTAACAGAGGTTTTAATGTAGGAGGTACTGCAGAAGAATATTATAAAAAAGGAATCCAGGCCAGCATGAAGTTTTGGGGAGTATCCAACACAGATGCTCAAACCTATTTGGACAGAGCAGATGTTGATTTTGCAACTGCTGCCGGAACAGCCAAAGAAAAGATTGCTTACCAGCTTTGGATTGCTTATTACAACAGAGGATTTGAAGCATGGACAGAATACAGAAGATTAGATTTTCCTGTTTTACAGGCGCCTTCAACAGCTGTAGACGCAGCTAAAGGAAAAGT
- a CDS encoding SusC/RagA family TonB-linked outer membrane protein, with product MKFKFFQRKTVVLFFVLLAQFALAQERVVSGIVSDNAGMPLPGASVLIKGTKTGTQTDFDGKYSIKTSQNAVLIFNYIGMKTVEVTVTGNAANVSLTPNSEQLQEIVVTALGLKREKKSLGYATQEIKGEDLTKVNSGNVANSISGKIAGVQIRRNNNIGGSTNVVIRGTTSLTGSNQALWIVDGIPLNNDNTNSADQKSGGNTGGYDYGNAASDINPDDIETMNVLKGSAASALYGSRASNGVILVTLKKGSKSKGGLGVSFSSGVTVGVVDKKTLPEYQNQYGGGYGDFYGTVDLGSGMHPYAATDDASWGPRFDPNLLVYNWSSFYPELPGYGKATPWTAVKKNPNDFYQKSFTYINNIAFTGSGEKGDFRFGYTNYNMDQGILPNSNNRKDNFNFSASYNILPKTKLTVSANYLKANAKGMNETGYGDGGNNYLSSVRQWFSTSVDFQDLKDAYNLTGQNTTWSVAGPTDLTIQFHDNPYFQRYNNYNTLGRDRFFGNFALSTEITNWFDVIGKGSVDSYHQLQEERIAVGSKRTPNARGQYTRFDKTFREINFDLIMNFKTNITDDIKFNGMVGANSRRSLSNSIFAATNGGLVVPGIYALNNSIDKINSPSESQVTIGTNSVYANASFNFKETYFLEGSYRVDKSSTLPSSNSTYTYPSITGTYIFSNHIKTDWLSFGKLRLNYAETGNDAPFAVIAATYPKNDNFGPDGIRFSTENNKSNANLKSELTKGIEAGIELKLFRNRVGLDFSYYKTNTTNQILSVETPTQTGYTRAWINGGDVQNKGYEVTLSVIPVKTANFSWEAKVNWSTNKNEVISLGGADRISLGSFQGVGYVAEVGKPIGQLIGSGFTYLNGEKVIRSNGRYQQTAGATIGDINPDWIGGLNNVITYKNFSLNFLIDVKKGGDVYSLDQRFGHTTGIYESTVSNNHLGNPQREPLANGGGILLAGVKADGTPNDKVVSVEGADGYSFYNSMPEQQYVYDASYVKLRELGLSYRLPSKFLAKTFITNMIFAVNGSNLWIIHKNLPYADPEAGLSSGNLQGFQTGVLPTSKEYSFNMKVQF from the coding sequence ATGAAATTCAAGTTTTTTCAAAGAAAAACGGTAGTACTTTTTTTTGTACTGCTAGCACAATTTGCGCTCGCACAGGAGCGGGTTGTATCGGGGATTGTTTCAGATAATGCAGGAATGCCTTTGCCGGGTGCGAGTGTATTGATTAAAGGAACAAAAACGGGAACTCAAACAGATTTTGACGGTAAATATTCTATTAAGACAAGTCAGAATGCTGTTTTAATCTTTAATTATATTGGGATGAAGACTGTGGAAGTGACCGTTACAGGTAACGCAGCCAACGTATCTTTAACTCCAAACTCAGAGCAGCTTCAGGAGATCGTAGTTACCGCTTTGGGACTTAAAAGAGAAAAGAAATCTCTTGGATATGCCACTCAGGAAATCAAAGGAGAAGATCTGACAAAAGTAAACTCAGGTAACGTAGCGAACTCTATTTCGGGTAAAATTGCCGGTGTACAAATCAGACGTAACAATAACATTGGAGGTTCGACAAACGTAGTGATTCGTGGTACAACGTCATTAACAGGGAGCAATCAGGCCTTATGGATTGTAGACGGTATTCCTTTGAACAATGATAATACGAATAGTGCCGATCAAAAAAGTGGTGGTAACACTGGTGGATACGATTACGGAAATGCTGCTTCAGACATCAATCCTGATGATATCGAAACCATGAACGTTTTAAAAGGTTCTGCGGCTTCTGCTTTGTACGGTTCGAGAGCTTCAAACGGGGTAATCTTGGTAACCTTGAAAAAAGGAAGTAAATCTAAAGGAGGTCTGGGTGTAAGTTTCAGCTCAGGAGTAACCGTTGGAGTAGTCGATAAAAAAACTTTACCGGAGTATCAGAATCAATACGGTGGAGGATACGGTGATTTTTACGGTACAGTTGATTTAGGAAGTGGAATGCATCCTTATGCTGCAACCGATGATGCTTCGTGGGGGCCTAGATTTGATCCGAACTTATTGGTGTACAACTGGAGTTCATTCTATCCTGAATTGCCAGGTTATGGAAAAGCAACACCTTGGACAGCGGTAAAGAAAAATCCAAATGATTTTTATCAAAAAAGCTTTACGTACATCAATAACATCGCTTTTACAGGATCTGGTGAAAAAGGAGATTTTAGATTTGGTTATACCAACTACAACATGGATCAGGGGATTTTACCAAACAGTAACAACCGTAAAGACAATTTTAACTTCTCGGCAAGTTACAACATCCTTCCTAAAACTAAACTTACAGTTTCTGCGAACTACTTAAAAGCAAATGCTAAAGGAATGAACGAAACGGGTTATGGTGACGGAGGAAACAACTACCTGAGCAGTGTAAGACAATGGTTTTCTACAAGTGTAGATTTTCAGGACTTAAAAGATGCTTATAATCTTACGGGACAAAATACGACCTGGAGTGTGGCAGGACCAACTGATTTAACGATTCAGTTTCACGACAACCCTTATTTCCAGAGGTACAACAACTACAATACTTTAGGCCGTGACCGTTTCTTCGGGAACTTTGCTTTAAGTACAGAAATCACCAATTGGTTTGATGTAATTGGTAAAGGATCTGTAGATTCTTACCACCAGTTGCAGGAAGAGCGCATCGCTGTGGGATCAAAAAGAACGCCTAATGCACGCGGTCAGTATACCCGATTTGACAAAACATTCAGAGAGATCAACTTTGATTTGATCATGAACTTCAAAACGAATATCACAGATGATATTAAGTTTAACGGAATGGTTGGTGCCAATTCAAGACGTTCTTTGAGTAACTCAATCTTTGCTGCAACAAATGGCGGATTGGTAGTACCTGGAATTTATGCTTTGAATAATTCTATCGACAAAATAAACAGTCCATCAGAATCTCAGGTTACTATTGGTACAAACAGTGTTTATGCGAATGCAAGTTTCAATTTTAAGGAAACTTATTTCTTAGAGGGAAGTTATCGTGTAGATAAGTCTTCAACATTGCCATCAAGCAATAGTACTTATACCTATCCTTCGATTACAGGAACTTACATCTTTAGCAATCACATCAAGACTGACTGGCTTTCTTTTGGAAAATTGCGTCTGAATTATGCTGAGACTGGAAACGATGCACCTTTCGCTGTTATTGCAGCAACTTATCCAAAGAACGATAATTTTGGACCTGACGGAATTCGTTTTTCTACAGAAAATAACAAAAGTAATGCTAATCTAAAAAGTGAGTTGACAAAAGGTATTGAAGCGGGTATTGAGCTTAAATTGTTCAGAAACCGTGTAGGTCTTGATTTCTCTTACTACAAAACCAATACAACCAATCAGATTCTTTCTGTTGAAACTCCTACACAAACAGGATATACCAGAGCATGGATCAACGGAGGAGACGTTCAGAACAAAGGATACGAGGTAACTTTATCTGTAATTCCGGTTAAGACAGCTAATTTTAGCTGGGAAGCAAAAGTAAACTGGTCTACCAACAAAAATGAGGTAATCTCATTAGGAGGAGCTGACAGAATTTCGTTAGGATCTTTCCAGGGAGTAGGTTACGTTGCTGAAGTTGGAAAACCAATAGGTCAGTTAATCGGTTCTGGATTTACTTATCTAAATGGAGAAAAAGTAATTCGTTCAAACGGAAGATACCAACAAACAGCCGGAGCAACAATTGGAGATATAAATCCGGACTGGATTGGAGGTTTAAACAACGTAATTACCTATAAAAACTTCTCATTGAATTTCTTAATCGATGTGAAAAAAGGAGGAGACGTTTATTCATTAGACCAACGTTTCGGACATACTACAGGAATCTACGAAAGTACAGTTTCTAACAACCATTTAGGAAACCCACAAAGAGAGCCGCTTGCCAATGGCGGAGGGATTTTGTTAGCGGGTGTTAAAGCAGACGGAACTCCAAATGATAAAGTAGTTAGTGTAGAAGGTGCAGACGGGTATTCTTTCTACAACTCAATGCCAGAGCAGCAATATGTTTATGATGCTTCTTATGTGAAACTACGTGAGTTAGGATTGAGCTACAGATTGCCATCAAAATTCCTGGCAAAAACTTTCATCACCAATATGATTTTTGCAGTTAATGGAAGTAACCTGTGGATCATCCATAAAAATTTACCATATGCTGATCCGGAAGCGGGACTTTCTTCAGGAAATCTTCAGGGATTCCAAACAGGAGTTTTACCAACATCAAAAGAGTACAGCTTTAATATGAAAGTTCAATTCTAA
- a CDS encoding S9 family peptidase, translating into MIKKHFLLLLFVCSSILAQKDIDINELKWLPNSHSFWVNSGENILVYDVDQLNKSTTVLTQQQLTSAGFKGEVEELVWNQNKTKVLVYTNSKKVWRAKTRGDYWFFDLTTGKGRKLGASLEESSLMFAKFSNDNENVAYVSKHNIYLENLASGKITPLTTDGTDKVINGTFDWVYEEELAARDGFRWSPDGKSIAFWRVDASETKFHLMINNTAALYPFVVPVEYPKAGEKPSSVKIGIVDIATVKTNWLDIPGEPDNNYLVRMEWVAKEEVMVIQLNRNQNQVSFYNCNALSGKATLIYQEKSAEWIDVFDISSGVYDGFPCQFVDNGKSFLWSSDADGWMHVYKISRDGKKKELITTGNFDAYFKAYNDKTKSIYYIASPKDATQRYLYETNLNSHKTKRITPEVFEGTNEYEFSTDGSYAKHINSNINRDFNIRLVSLSDHKKILPKEADVFTKPEREFSLEKFKVTTVDGVEVDGIMAKPLDFDPTKKYPLFFYVYGEPMASVANDMPYFNGFIDLLIPKGYIGIAMDNRGTPVMKGTKWRKSIYKNIGIVNTRDQAMAAKEVLKWNFIDKDRVAVHGWSGGGAVTLNLMFQYPEIYKTGVAIAAVTDQHFYDNIYTERYMGLPDENAAAYLQASPVTHAKNLKGNLLYIHGTGDDNVHYKNAEVLIDELIKYDKVFNLMIYPNRTHSIHEGEGTQKHLIDTFIKFVEEKCPPGAK; encoded by the coding sequence ATGATCAAAAAACACTTTTTACTGCTTCTTTTTGTCTGCTCAAGTATATTGGCGCAAAAAGATATTGATATTAATGAATTAAAATGGCTGCCGAATTCGCATTCTTTTTGGGTGAATTCAGGAGAGAATATTTTGGTTTATGATGTCGATCAGTTGAATAAAAGTACCACTGTTTTAACCCAACAGCAATTAACAAGCGCAGGATTTAAAGGAGAGGTCGAAGAATTGGTCTGGAATCAGAACAAAACCAAAGTTTTGGTATACACCAATTCAAAAAAAGTATGGAGAGCCAAGACCAGAGGCGACTATTGGTTTTTTGACTTAACCACCGGAAAAGGAAGAAAACTTGGGGCTAGTTTAGAAGAATCTTCCCTAATGTTTGCTAAGTTTTCTAACGATAACGAAAATGTAGCTTACGTTTCAAAGCACAACATTTACCTTGAAAATCTGGCTTCAGGCAAAATAACGCCTTTAACCACCGACGGAACAGACAAGGTAATCAACGGAACTTTTGACTGGGTTTATGAAGAAGAACTTGCAGCGCGTGACGGATTTCGCTGGAGTCCCGATGGTAAAAGCATTGCTTTTTGGCGTGTAGATGCTTCAGAAACAAAGTTTCATTTAATGATAAACAATACCGCTGCTTTGTATCCGTTTGTAGTTCCGGTAGAATACCCTAAGGCCGGAGAAAAACCTTCTTCTGTAAAAATTGGGATTGTTGACATCGCTACTGTAAAAACCAACTGGCTGGATATTCCGGGAGAACCGGATAATAACTATTTGGTTCGTATGGAATGGGTGGCTAAAGAGGAGGTAATGGTCATACAACTGAATAGAAATCAAAATCAGGTTTCGTTTTACAATTGCAATGCACTATCCGGTAAAGCCACTTTAATCTATCAGGAAAAATCGGCAGAATGGATTGATGTTTTTGATATTTCTTCGGGCGTGTATGATGGTTTTCCTTGTCAGTTTGTTGATAACGGTAAATCTTTTTTATGGAGTTCGGATGCCGATGGGTGGATGCATGTTTATAAAATCAGCCGTGACGGAAAAAAGAAAGAACTGATTACCACCGGAAATTTTGATGCTTACTTTAAAGCGTATAACGACAAGACCAAATCAATTTATTATATCGCAAGTCCTAAAGATGCAACCCAGCGTTATTTGTATGAAACGAATCTGAATTCACACAAAACAAAAAGAATAACTCCGGAAGTATTTGAAGGGACCAATGAGTATGAGTTTTCTACTGATGGCTCGTATGCAAAACATATCAATTCTAATATCAACCGCGACTTTAATATACGGTTGGTTTCACTGTCAGACCATAAAAAAATACTGCCAAAAGAAGCGGATGTTTTTACAAAACCGGAACGTGAGTTTTCTTTGGAAAAATTCAAAGTAACCACAGTTGACGGAGTGGAAGTCGACGGAATTATGGCAAAACCTCTTGATTTTGATCCGACAAAAAAATACCCGTTATTCTTTTATGTGTACGGAGAGCCAATGGCTTCGGTAGCAAACGATATGCCTTACTTTAACGGATTTATAGACCTGTTGATTCCAAAAGGATACATAGGAATTGCCATGGACAACAGGGGAACTCCGGTTATGAAAGGAACGAAATGGAGAAAGTCGATTTACAAAAACATCGGAATCGTCAATACCCGCGATCAGGCAATGGCCGCAAAGGAAGTTTTGAAGTGGAATTTTATTGATAAAGACAGAGTTGCCGTACACGGATGGAGCGGAGGCGGAGCAGTAACTTTAAATTTAATGTTTCAGTATCCCGAAATATACAAAACTGGTGTTGCGATTGCTGCGGTTACCGATCAGCATTTTTACGATAACATTTATACCGAACGTTATATGGGCTTGCCGGATGAAAATGCAGCAGCTTACCTGCAGGCTTCCCCGGTAACCCACGCTAAGAATTTAAAAGGAAATCTGCTTTACATTCACGGAACTGGCGACGATAATGTACATTACAAAAATGCAGAAGTTTTGATTGATGAACTCATCAAATACGACAAAGTTTTTAACTTAATGATTTACCCAAATCGTACGCATAGTATTCATGAAGGCGAAGGAACTCAAAAACATTTGATAGATACTTTTATAAAATTTGTAGAAGAAAAATGTCCTCCGGGAGCAAAATAG
- a CDS encoding aminopeptidase P family protein — protein sequence MRYDSIPASLFENNRKRFVEKMQKNSLAILTSNDVMPNNADDVMGFAQNNDLFYLSGIEQDETILVLYPDAFKEENRAILFVKEVSEHTLIWDGDFLTKEKVTAISGIKNVKWVHEFEKALQLFAFEADAIYLGHNEHIKRITSEMNTRQDRMIQWCRQKYPLHQYERVAKITRELRPVKSAEEIALIQKAVAISVDGFKALLKAVRPDVKEYELEAELAYHYIKNGGNRHAFKPIVASGKNACALHYNTNDSVCRDGELLLVDFGVCYGNYNSDTTRCLPVNGKFSPRQKEIYQSVLHCLKEGSKLLKPGVLSKDYEVQMASLVEAELVKLGLITLEEITAQDPENPVYKKYFMHGTAHFLGLDVHDVGLYSKPFEKGMVLTCEPGIYIREEGIGCRLENDYLLTDDGNINLSEEMPIEIEEIEQLLNTK from the coding sequence ATGAGATACGATTCAATTCCGGCTTCTTTATTTGAAAATAACCGAAAGAGGTTTGTCGAAAAAATGCAAAAAAACAGTTTGGCCATACTGACTTCAAATGATGTGATGCCAAATAATGCTGATGATGTAATGGGCTTTGCACAAAATAATGATTTGTTTTATCTGTCCGGAATTGAGCAGGACGAAACTATTTTAGTCCTTTATCCCGATGCTTTTAAAGAAGAAAACAGAGCCATTTTATTTGTAAAAGAAGTGAGCGAACATACTTTAATCTGGGACGGAGATTTTTTGACCAAAGAAAAAGTGACCGCCATTTCAGGAATCAAGAATGTAAAGTGGGTGCATGAATTTGAAAAAGCCCTACAGTTATTTGCTTTTGAAGCAGATGCGATTTACTTAGGCCACAACGAGCACATTAAAAGAATAACCTCAGAAATGAATACACGTCAGGATCGAATGATTCAGTGGTGCAGACAAAAATACCCGCTGCATCAATACGAACGTGTTGCCAAAATAACAAGAGAACTTCGACCGGTAAAATCAGCCGAGGAGATTGCTTTAATCCAAAAAGCAGTTGCCATAAGTGTCGACGGATTTAAAGCACTGTTGAAAGCGGTACGACCTGATGTAAAAGAATATGAATTGGAGGCAGAGCTGGCGTATCACTATATTAAAAATGGAGGAAACCGCCATGCGTTCAAGCCCATTGTTGCTTCAGGTAAAAATGCCTGTGCCTTACATTACAACACCAATGATTCGGTTTGTAGAGATGGCGAGCTGCTTTTGGTAGACTTTGGTGTTTGCTATGGAAATTACAATTCAGATACCACGCGCTGTCTTCCGGTAAATGGAAAATTTTCGCCTCGTCAGAAAGAAATTTACCAATCGGTTTTGCATTGCCTAAAAGAGGGATCAAAGCTTTTGAAACCGGGCGTTTTATCAAAAGACTACGAAGTGCAGATGGCAAGCCTTGTGGAAGCCGAATTGGTGAAACTGGGATTGATTACGTTAGAAGAAATCACGGCTCAGGATCCCGAGAATCCTGTTTACAAAAAGTACTTCATGCACGGAACGGCTCATTTCCTCGGACTGGATGTTCATGATGTCGGATTGTATTCCAAACCTTTCGAAAAAGGAATGGTGCTTACCTGTGAGCCGGGAATTTACATTCGCGAAGAAGGAATTGGCTGCCGACTGGAAAATGATTATTTGTTGACAGACGACGGAAACATCAATTTATCAGAAGAAATGCCCATTGAAATTGAAGAAATAGAACAGCTATTAAATACCAAATAA
- a CDS encoding NAD(P)/FAD-dependent oxidoreductase produces MKRVSIIGGGIIGLCSAYYLAKEGYEVTIFDQSPMDDGCSYGNAGMIVPSHIIPLAQPGMIAQGMKWMFDSQSPFYVKPRLDANLIKWGLQFYKHANEKHVEKAMPALRDLSLLSKELYQDFARENNSFFYEEKGLLMLYKTDKVAHEMFHEAREAEKLGLQVDYLSAAAIAKLENGTKTDVLGGIHYKGDAHLYPQKFMQFIKEELKRLKVEIHSGTTVQDFVFDHHKITKVVTDKGTFATDEVVLAAGSWSPSLAKKLGVSVSILPGKGYSFTLKDKNHKPSIPSILCEGKVAVTPMNNDIRFGGTMEITHTGDTKINKNRLQGIINSINEFYPEMQVEMPENKDTWFGFRPCTPSGMPIIARAKKVVNLTFATGHAMMGLSLAPATGKIITEIISGKTPSVDTKMFQL; encoded by the coding sequence ATGAAAAGAGTAAGTATAATTGGAGGAGGTATAATAGGTTTGTGTTCAGCTTATTATCTGGCTAAAGAAGGGTATGAGGTAACTATTTTTGATCAGTCTCCTATGGATGACGGCTGTTCTTATGGAAATGCGGGAATGATAGTTCCGTCGCATATAATTCCGCTGGCGCAACCCGGAATGATTGCTCAGGGAATGAAATGGATGTTTGACAGTCAGAGTCCGTTTTATGTAAAACCGAGATTAGATGCAAATCTGATCAAATGGGGACTTCAGTTTTACAAACACGCGAATGAAAAACATGTAGAAAAAGCAATGCCGGCACTTCGCGATTTATCGTTGCTGAGTAAGGAATTGTATCAGGATTTTGCCCGAGAAAACAACTCTTTTTTCTATGAAGAAAAGGGCCTTTTAATGTTGTACAAAACCGATAAAGTAGCTCATGAAATGTTTCATGAAGCAAGAGAGGCAGAAAAATTAGGTTTGCAGGTTGACTATCTTTCTGCTGCAGCCATTGCAAAATTGGAGAATGGTACCAAAACCGATGTTTTGGGCGGGATACACTACAAAGGCGATGCGCATTTGTATCCGCAAAAATTCATGCAATTTATCAAAGAAGAATTAAAACGATTAAAAGTAGAAATCCATTCCGGTACCACAGTGCAGGATTTTGTTTTCGATCATCATAAAATCACAAAAGTCGTAACAGACAAAGGCACATTTGCTACTGATGAAGTAGTATTGGCAGCAGGTTCCTGGAGTCCTTCGTTGGCTAAAAAGCTGGGCGTTTCGGTTTCTATTTTACCGGGAAAAGGATACAGTTTTACGCTGAAGGACAAAAATCACAAACCTTCGATTCCGTCTATTTTGTGTGAAGGTAAAGTTGCGGTGACCCCTATGAATAATGATATTCGTTTTGGAGGAACTATGGAAATTACCCATACCGGAGACACCAAAATTAATAAAAACAGACTACAGGGAATCATCAACAGCATTAATGAGTTTTATCCGGAGATGCAGGTTGAAATGCCTGAAAACAAGGATACCTGGTTTGGTTTCAGACCTTGTACACCTTCGGGAATGCCGATTATTGCCCGTGCAAAAAAAGTTGTAAATTTGACTTTCGCCACCGGACATGCCATGATGGGGTTAAGCCTTGCACCGGCAACAGGAAAAATAATTACAGAGATTATTTCAGGCAAAACACCTTCTGTTGATACTAAAATGTTTCAATTATAA
- a CDS encoding 4-hydroxyproline epimerase, translating to MVKKTFFCVDAHTCGNPVRVVAGGGPNLTGANMSEKRQHFLKEFDWIRKGLMFEPRGHDMMSGSILYPPSDPANDFGILFIETSGCLPMCGHGTIGTITIAIEEGLITPKIPGKIKMEAPAGLVNIEYQQTGNKVDWVRLTNVKSYLAAEGLTIDCPELGEITFDVAYGGNYYAIVDPQQNFSGIQDFSAGKIVQLSQELRKRINAKYPDYFIHPENDTIRDVSHMLWTGEPLDPTSSGRNAVFYGDKAIDRSPCGTGTSARIAQLHAKGKLKAGEEFIHESYIGSKFIGKVVEETSIGDIPAIVPSIQGWAKVYGYNTIIIDEENDPYAYGFQVI from the coding sequence ATGGTAAAGAAAACTTTTTTTTGTGTAGATGCGCACACTTGCGGGAATCCTGTAAGAGTAGTGGCAGGAGGAGGGCCAAACTTGACAGGCGCTAATATGAGTGAAAAACGCCAGCATTTTTTAAAAGAATTTGACTGGATCCGCAAAGGGTTAATGTTTGAGCCTCGCGGACATGATATGATGAGCGGAAGTATTTTATATCCGCCAAGTGATCCTGCCAACGATTTTGGGATTTTATTTATCGAAACCTCAGGTTGTCTGCCGATGTGTGGTCACGGAACAATTGGTACCATTACCATTGCCATCGAAGAAGGTTTGATTACCCCAAAAATACCAGGGAAAATAAAAATGGAAGCACCTGCGGGTCTCGTGAATATCGAGTACCAGCAAACCGGAAATAAAGTCGACTGGGTACGTCTGACTAATGTAAAATCTTATTTAGCAGCAGAGGGATTAACAATTGATTGTCCTGAACTGGGCGAAATTACTTTTGATGTCGCTTATGGCGGGAACTATTATGCAATTGTAGACCCACAGCAAAACTTTTCAGGAATTCAGGATTTTTCGGCAGGTAAAATTGTCCAGCTGAGTCAGGAACTCCGCAAAAGAATCAATGCCAAATATCCGGACTATTTTATTCATCCGGAAAACGATACCATTCGTGATGTGAGTCATATGTTGTGGACAGGGGAACCTTTAGATCCAACCTCTTCCGGCCGAAATGCAGTTTTCTACGGAGACAAAGCGATCGATCGTTCGCCCTGCGGTACCGGAACATCGGCACGAATTGCACAGCTGCACGCTAAAGGGAAACTTAAAGCCGGAGAAGAATTTATTCACGAAAGTTACATTGGCAGTAAGTTTATTGGAAAAGTTGTAGAAGAAACTTCCATTGGAGACATTCCGGCAATCGTACCAAGTATTCAGGGCTGGGCAAAAGTATACGGTTACAATACCATCATCATTGATGAAGAAAATGACCCGTATGCTTATGGTTTTCAGGTGATTTAA